The Oryza glaberrima chromosome 5, OglaRS2, whole genome shotgun sequence DNA segment TTCTGAcctgctttcttttctttccccaCTTTTGAGATGAGATGACATAGGCAAAAATAGGATTACGCAGCCAAACGATGTTAGAATTACCCTAGTCGCACTAGCAGATTAGTATCCATAAAATCAAATTTAGCAAGATACTAAAACGAAGGGCCGATTCCGATTAGATAGATGCGCTCGCGCTGGCGGCGCACAAAAACCACACCACAATTATTAGTTGTAACCACCAGCAGCAGGGCAGGCAAGAGTGCTGCTTCTTTGACTCAAAAGGGCACCATTAACTTAacgagacagagagagagagagaggtgggctTGGCTATTTGTACCATTGCTGTTGCAGCTGGGGCCGCCCAGCCCATTCCATCTCTAGGAGTACCAACCTACTAAACCTTATCCCATCCAATCCGTCATCTATCTATCTGCATATACTCACAAGAACTCTCGATCAGTCAGGatatcatcttcttcatccaggCAAACAAGTACTAGTGCACATCACATCACCATTGCTGCTTCAGTTGATTATTATCATCGCCATCGCCAGTAAGCACAGCACTCTCTCTTGTAGTGCCCATGCAAAACACCACCAGtagcatacatatatagtaCGGCAATAAGCAACTCGATGATGCATCATCATAACAGGTCCAACAGAGGACTACTACAGGAGACTATTCTCAACAATTGtcggataattaattaattaaagatgACACTACTCAACCTCCGGGTCTCCAAATACATAAACAAAAACCCATCAACCATGATTCCACTTATTGCTTGGTTAAGATGAATTGGTTCTACCACATACCGTCCTCCTACGCCAAAAAAGGCTCTCACTCCACCACTGTCACCAGCTCAAACTCGATCAAGGACATGTTGTTATCCTCCTTCACTGTGAAATCAGCTGGGCTTTCAGCAGCTTTCACAATCCCCCACTTGTCCACCGCAAGCCGCATCGACCCCTTGAACATATCAATCTTGGCATTCCTCAGGTCAACACTAGCCCCAGCCTTCATTACATCCACTGCACACAAGAAAGTGTTAGCGCTTCTTTAGGTTACATGCACACACTAGGACCAGAAACACCTCAGTTACATGTAAATAGCACAAAGTTGCAAACATTTTAGAGCTGGAAAAACAGCAGCACTTATGGTTGGACATCCAATGTAAGAAAACCAGGTTGTAGCTTTGGAGAACCAGGACTGAATAGCAATGACTGGTTACagggaaaacaaaaaacaacacataagtactccctccgtcccacaatataagggattttaagtttttgcttgcaacatttgaccactcgtcttattcaaattttttttgcaaatataaaaaacgaaaagttgtgcttaaagtactgtagataataaagtaagtcacaaataaaataattaataatttcaaaattttttgaataagacgagtggtcaaacgttgcaagcaaaaactcaaaatcccttatattatgggacggagggagtacatgttatAACTATGAAATCAACATACAGTCAACATGACTTGCTCGCCAGTGTACAAGCTCAATTTTCACCAAGGAATACATGCTCCTTGTGTGGGAAAATGAGTTGTCCCAGAACACGTAACCAATCTTATTAGTTTTATGACCGATATCTTTATACAAAGAAATCGTTCTCATCTATTTAGCATAAGTTACACAAGTACCATTAAAGGACTGGAAAATATTTGTGGCACCAATTAATACTACCATCATGGGTGAAAACTTGTAGTCAAGGTAGCACTTTAGACAGAAGAGCAGACTTCATGttgagatggagatggagatttGGGAGTAGCAAGTTATTATCATGTTAAAGGATTGCTGGtgaaccagaaaaaaaaaaattagcagaaGCCCTCCATCAATATATGTGGAACAATCTCCATGAGTTACAGCATCAAGTTATGAATAAGCAAGATGATGAGAAATGAATACAAAGGGAACTAATCATACAAGCATTATCACTGGTGCTGGTTAGGGTTGGCTATTGTGGGAATAGTAAGACTTACTGTTACGTATCTTTCATAAGCAAAAGACGAGTATCAATGAAATGAATGAATAAAGATAGGAGTAGTCTAGAAGAGGAGTAGTAGataaaagagaggaggaggatatAGAAAGTAAAGTACCCTGGTCGTTCCTTGCGGTGAAGACAATAATGCCGGTTTCATCGCCGACGAGGCACTCGGCAATCCGCATGTGCCTGCCCTGAGGGCCTCCGCCCCTCTGAAGGACCATCTTGGAGTCGACGACCTTGAGGAGAAGGTTGTGGCCATGGGTCCCAGGGCGGAGCTGGTCGACCTTGGTGAAGCTAGGCTGCCTGCGAGCGCCGGAGTCCGCCATGGGGGAACCTGCAACAATAATAATACTATTATTATGAAGTCGTCAGGTCAGGTCAGGTCAGGTCAGGTGAGGTGAGGATCTCgccggatcggatcggatcggatctgacctgatctgatctgatccaGAGGCGGGCGGGATCTGCATGAATATGAGTGTGAGATTGGATGATGGGAGAGCTAAGGTGATCGATACCTGGATGAAGGGaagcggccggggaggaggacgacgacggcgacggcgaaatTGCGGGCGGAGCAGAAAAGCGCAAggtgggtggggtgggggaTTTTATCTCTATCGATATCTATCTAGGAGTAGGAGTCTCTTCCTGTATATCTTCCTCTTCCACAGACCACAGACCAGACCACAGCAGCGGAGGGAGTAGCCGTCTCCCTCCGTCTGTCTAGCCCCCCGTCGCTTCCTTCCACGTGCCCTCGGGCCACCCCTTTCTCCTGCCGGCATATCTCATCCGTCCATCCTCCTGCCTGCCTCGCGACATATTCTCTGTAGATGCACACGACCACCACATTTTATGTGTCACTTTTCAACATATGGCAATTAAGAATTTGGTATATGATGTTTTATGATATGTGGATCTTAGTGATAAATCATTTATCACCACTTGtaaaagtggtaaatagttaattatttcaCACGAGGATAAGTATGACGATGGATGCACATGATAAGTTTTCTTCGTCCTCAAATGAACAAATCAATATCCCTAAATAAACAAACAGTACCGAATATGACATTTACGTGAAGGGCATGTAGCGCAGTGATTGCAGTGACTTGAGTAGCACCCCAAAGTCCTGAATTCAAATATCCAtatgagcgaatttcagattaggttatttgagagctaagttccctatttgatatgctaagtttctaatttaaaaagACTGCATATAttcggttggatgtagagaccGGATAAAAATAcctttctctaaaaaaatataacatttactataaatctagacatactcATATTTAGATTCAGAGTACTAGAAAGTATCACATATTGTACaggtttgtttattttatgatGAAGAGAACATATGATActacatcctttttttttatttttattatgacaccgttgactttttgaaaaagtatgatcattcgtcttatttaactattttttgcaaaatagaaaaaatcaagtcatacttaaagaatatttgataataaatcaagtcacaataaaataaataatagtacatttgtttttaataagacgaatgatcaaacgtatcTCACCAAATCAAcatcatcatatattaaaaaacgggaGTATAATCAAAGATACTTCACTTTACTCCAACCAAACGAAAATacatacactggtggagaaaccatctttggtcggtcgatcaaattttacaatagtcccggttctattaaaaaccgggactaaaaacgatttttagtcccggttaaaaaaattttaatctttagtcccggttggtaacaccaaccgggactaaagatgatttgtagtcccggttcatcccctgtcagatgtatgtcagggggtcgaggatctttagtcccggttgatactaccaaccgggactaaagattaccactaccaaccgggactaaagatcgatctttagtcccggttggagttatcaaccgggagtaaatatttctctcccacatcCGATCGGTTAAGTCCAGacagatatttagataagattggaaCATCCCCTCTCTTGCTCTTCTCAGATccaatcctcttcctcctcccctcctccccttcctcttctcctcccctctccctcctcctcccctctactccgTCTTCCATCAgccggtcggcggcgggcggcggcaggcggcggcggcgggcggcggcgcggcgcggccgcgcgcgtggaggcggccggcgggcggcgacgcggccgcgcgcaggcaggcggccggcgggcggcggcgacggccgcgcggcggctcggtttttttatatgatttgtgtttcactggatgtataattttttagattttgtgattcattgcatcgcatggatctaagatgtataatttgtataatttgtgatgtatttaatttgtgcgtagttttttaggatttgtgatgtagttGATCTATgtgtaggatttgtgatgtataagtaacttaatatttgggatgttgatttggggatgtaCATCTCAttcgattcgggagaaaatacatAGATTAACACTAGCCATTagcaaatcaacaacaaaataataataaaaaaaagatctcgAGGAACTGTCGCTtcccctctttagtcccggttggtaacaccaactgggactaaagattacccctctttactcccggttggtaacatctttagtcccggttagactaaagatagcgatctttagtcccggattcgtagtctcggttggaaaaccgggactacaaagggttctaaaccgggagtaaagagcatTTCTCCACTAGTGATATACATACAAATTCAACTGCACTTAGCCATGCCAAAATGCACGAGTATTTTGTTTGCAACATCGTTCCTTCAGCTTGCTTTACAACAAAATTTGAGCCTATGAATTGAACGAATGACGACGAATCCTTTACAACAGCGGACTCAACTCTCAAATTCGAGCTCCCTCTACATACATACAAGAAACAACAAACACCATGGAATCCAATTACAAACTGCCAGCAGCAACAATCTACTTGAAGAATATgcccttccttcttcctttaCTCTTCTCAACTGCCTGCAAAACACCCGCATTTCCTATTTTATTATAACGACAGCACATTATTAATCTCTCAATAGAAGAGATGCAAAACCAAAGTGAATTTCCCAATCCCCTTAAAAGTCTCAGACTTGATATCGACCAATAGCAATAGGTGTGTCATGCTGTCATATCAAATAAACCACCACCTTGTTTTTGGTAATTTTCAGTTATATATGCAGCAAAATACACTTGTTCTAGGTATCATCTCATGCGACTATTATGTGGAATGCGGTGCAGCTAAAAGCCAGTTATCTGCAGCAGCCACAAATGATACCCTACCCTCAACATAAAAAATGTGGAACATGAGCATGTACCACTGTTATGGCTAGGTTGCAGGTGGTGGTTTCTGGTCGGCCCTTACTAGGCACTTCCCACTCCAACAAACTTGGGATTGTAAACTAACCATCAATCCTTGAGAATCCCATGCTCCGTGATTAACTAACAGAGTGTGCACTTCCGCATAGCAGACACAAATCAAAAGACAATCCAAGATATCACTAATACAGTGTCACTAATACAAGAAACAACCAAACATGTCATGCTTGACAGTTCAACGAGATAAATGAGCTTATACCTTCATTCTGAACAGCCTCAAGATTAGAACAATGGTATCTCGTGATCTGGAAAATTCAAATACACAACATTTTGTCATGAAGGCACAAATAATTGGGGTCAAATGCAGTCACAGTAAAACAGGACATAATGACCACCAAGAACAAATTGTTGAGTGCAAAGCTGATTTTAAGTTGTGGGGTCTGTAATCATTGGGACGGAACAACAAGCTAATCCTGGTGTCTTT contains these protein-coding regions:
- the LOC127773297 gene encoding uncharacterized protein At4g28440-like; the protein is MADSGARRQPSFTKVDQLRPGTHGHNLLLKVVDSKMVLQRGGGPQGRHMRIAECLVGDETGIIVFTARNDQVDVMKAGASVDLRNAKIDMFKGSMRLAVDKWGIVKAAESPADFTVKEDNNMSLIEFELVTVVE